From the genome of Penaeus monodon isolate SGIC_2016 chromosome 16, NSTDA_Pmon_1, whole genome shotgun sequence, one region includes:
- the LOC119582655 gene encoding myosin heavy chain, muscle-like, whose protein sequence is MPGHVVKSTGPDPDPTEYLFISPEQKRIDQTKPYDPKKSVWAPDPEEGFVEAILMGAKGDKLVSVKLPNGETKDFKKEIIGQVNPPKYEKCEDVSNLTFLNDASVLYNLKTRYQARLIYTYSGLFCIVVNPYKRYPIYTNRVVKIYQGKRRNEVPPHLFAICDGAYANMMQERQNQSMLITGESGAGKTENTKKVLSYFANVGASGKKEDNKKNLEDQIIQTNPILEAYGNAKTTRNDNSSRFGKFIRVHFMPTGKLSGADIEVYLLEKARVISQSPAERGYHIFYQLMCDQIEYIKPLCLLSNDIYDYHFVSQGKVTVPSIDDKEDMQFTHDAFDILNFTNEERSNCYKVTSSIMHFGNCKFKQRGREEQAEPDGTEPGEVVGKLLGVEGEELYRNLCKPKIKVGTEFVTQGRNVDQVNYSVGAMSKALFDRTFKWIVKKCNLTLETGLSRSMFIGVLDIAGFEIFDFNGFEQICINFCNEKLQQFFNHHMFVLEQEEYAREGIVWQFVDFGMDLQACIELFEKKMGILSILEEESMFPKATDKTFEEKLNINHLGKSPCFIKPKPPKAGQPENHFAIVHYAGTVSYNLTGWLEKNKDPLNDTVVDQLKKSSNALTVELFADHPGQSGDGGGKGGKGGKQQTGFKTVSSGYKDQLSNLMKTLNATHPHFIRCIVPNEFKKPGVVDAGLIMHQLTCNGVLEGIRICRKGFPNRMPYPDFKTRYNILAAKEMIEAKDDKKSAKACFDKVALDAELYRTGNTKVFFRAGVLGTLEEIRDDRICLLMSHLQAWIRGYASRKQYAKMQKQRNALLIVQRNIRKYQKMRSWLWYEMWTKLKPKLNVTRIEDELARLEETAEKAEAEFAKETKLREELEIKNAALLQERNDLLSAVESSKGGMSDYLDKQAKLQAQKAELEAQLNETLERLQNEEEVRNQLDNGRKKCEQEVGNLKKDLEDLELNIQKGEQDKLTKDQQIHNLKDEVAHQEELITKVNKEKKHLQECNQKTAEDLQAIEDKCNHLNKVKGKLESTLDELEDSLEREKKLRSEVEKAKRKVEGDLRLTQEAVSDLERNHKELEMAVERKDKEISAITAKIEDEQLLVNRDQRQVKELQARLEELEEEVEHERQARAKAEKAKNHLSRELGELGERLDEAGGATATQIEINKKRESELAKVRREIEEANLQHEAALASLRKKHNDAIAEMSEQIDYLNKMKARVEKDKETMKRDADDARASMDSLSREKTASEKTTKQLQHQLSELHAKLDEANRTLSDFDATKKKLACENADLVRQLEEAENQVGQLSRLKLSLTNQLDDTRKLADEESRGRATLLGKLRNLEHDIDVLREQLEEESEAKADVQRMLSKANAEALMWRSKYESEGVARAEELEASRMKLAARLEEAEMQIESLNVRNLHLEKTKVRASAELEDLQAAAERAQTLALAAEKKQKNFDKILSEWKMKVDDLSAELDASQKECRNYSTEHFRLKAAYEENIEQLDSIRRENKNLSDEIKDLMDQIGEGGRAYHEAQKNCKRLEVEKEELQAALEEAEAALEQEENKVLRTQLELSQVRQEIDRRVQEKEEEFENTRKCHQRAIDSMQASLEVEAKGKAEALRVKKKLESDINELEIALDHANKANSDLHKHYKKIQEETKDMEARVKEEQRLAAEFLEQYGIAERRANALHGELEESRALLEQSDRGRRQAESELNDARDQVNNLTEQNSALNASKRKLEGEMQTLHADLEEMLSEAKNSEEKAKKAMIDAARLADELRSEQEHATTQEKMRKGLEVTVKDLQTRLEETESAAMKTGKKAISNLESRIRELEASLDDETRRHADSQKNLRKCERRIKELAFQSDEDKKNHDRMQDLVDKLQQKIKTYKRQIEEAEEIAALNLAKFRKAQQELEEAEASRY, encoded by the exons ATGCCCGGCCACGTTGTGAAGAGCACGGGTCCCGACCCCGACCCCACTGAATATCTCTTCATTTCCCCTGAACAAAAGCGCATCGATCAAACGAAGCCTTACGACCCCAAGAAGTCCGTCTGGGCTCCCGATCCCGAGGAGGGTTTCGTTGAAGCTATTCTTATGGGCGCCAAAGGCGACAAGCTGGTGTCGGTTAAGCTTCCCAACGGTGAGACGAAGGACTTCAAGAAGGAAATCATCGGTCAGGTCAACCCTCCCAAGTACGAGAAATGTGAGGATGTGTCTAACTTGACCTTCCTTAATGATGCTTCTGTCTTGTACAACCTAAAGACCCGTTATCAGGCTAGGCTTATCTACACTTACTCCGGTCTTTTCTGCATTGTCGTCAACCCTTACAAGCGTTATCCCATCTACACCAACCGCGTCGTCAAGATCTACCAGGGCAAGAGACGTAATGAGGTGCCCCCTCATCTCTTCGCCATCTGCGACGGTGCCTACGCAAACATGATGCAAG AGCGTCAGAACCAGTCTATGCTTATCAC TGGCGAGTCTGGAGCCGGCAAGACTGAGAACACAAAGAAGGTGTTGTCTTATTTTGCCAACGTCGGCGCAtctggaaagaaagaagacaacaaAAAG AACTTAGAGGACCAGATCATCCAGACCAACCCCATCCTTGAGGCTTATGGTAACGCCAAGACCACCCGTAATGACAACTCATCTCGTTTC GGTAAATTCATCCGCGTGCACTTCATGCCCACTGGCAAACTGTCTGGCGCTGATATCGAGGTCTACCTACTGGAGAAGGCTCGCGTTATTTCCCAGTCTCCCGCCGAGCGAGGCTACCATATCTTCTACCAGCTCATGTGCGACCAGATCGAATACATCAAGC CACTCTGTCTACTGTCGAATGATATCTACGACTATCACTTCGTGTCCCAGGGAAAAGTCACCGTCCCATCCATTGACGATAAGGAAGACATGCAGTTCAcccat GATGCCTTTGACATCCTGAACTTTACCAATGAAGAGAGAAGCAACTGCTACAAGGTCACGTCGTCTATCATGCACTTTGGCAACTGCAAGTTCAAGCAGAGGGGACGCGAGGAGCAGGCTGAACCCGATGGGACTGAG CCCGGTGAAGTTGTTGGAAAGCTTCTTGGTGTTGAAGGCGAGGAGCTCTATAGGAACCTGTGTAAACCTAAGATCAAGGTCGGCACTGAGTTCGTCACTCAAGGAAGGAATGTCGATCAAGTCAACTACAGCGTCGGTGCTATGTCAAAGGCTCTATTTGACCGTACTTTCAAGTGGATTGTCAAGAAGTGTAACCTGACACTTGAGACTGGCCTGAGTCGTTCTATGTTCATCGGCGTACTCGACATTGCCGGCTTCGAAATCTTCGAC TTCAACGGTTTCGAGCAGATCTGTATCAACTTCTGTAACGAGAAGCTGCAACAGTTCTTCAACCACCACATGTTCGTGCTGGAACAGGAGGAATATGCAAGAGAAGGCATCGTCTGGCAGTTCGTCGACTTTGGCATGGATCTGCAGGCTTGTATTGAGCTATTCGAAAAG AAAATGGGAATCCTCTCCATCCTTGAGGAAGAGTCCATGTTCCCCAAAGCTACTGACAAGACCTTCGAGGAAAAGCTGAACATCAACCATCTCGGAAAGTCTCCTTGCTTCATCAAGCCCAAGCCGCCAAAGGCCGGCCAGCCTGAGAACCACTTTGCCATCGTTCACTACGCTGGCACTGTGTCCTACAACCTGACTGGCTGGCTCGAGAAGAACAAGGATCCTCTCAACGACACCGTCGTCGACCAGCTCAAGAAGTCCTCCAACGCCCTCACAGTTGAGCTCTTCGCTGACCATCCCGGCCAGTCTGGTGACGGAGGCGGCAAAGGAG GGAAGGGTGGAAAACAGCAGACTGGTTTCAAAACTGTTTCTTCGGGTTACAAG GATCAACTGAGCAACTTGATGAAGACGCTGAACGCCACTCACCCTCACTTTATCCGCTGCATTGTGCCTAACGAATTCAAGAAACCGG GTGTTGTTGATGCTGGCCTCATTATGCATCAATTGACCTGCAACGGTGTACTTGAGGGCATCCGTATCTGCCGAAAAGGCTTCCCCAACAGGATGCCGTACCCTGACTTCAAGACGCG TTACAATATCCTGGCCGCCAAGGAGATGATCGAGGCGAAGGACGATAAGAAATCGGCCAAGGCATGCTTCGACAAGGTCGCCCTCGACGCCGAGTTATACCGCACAGGGAACACCAAG GTGTTCTTCCGCGCCGGTGTCCTGGGTACTCTTGAGGAGATTCGCGACGACCGGATCTGCCTGCTTATGTCTCATCTCCAAGCGTGGATCCGCGGCTACGCCAGTCGAAAGCAATATGCCAAAATGCAGAAGCAGAGAAATGCTCTTCTTATCGTCCAGCGCAACATCAGGAAGTACCAGAAGATGCGCTCTTGGCTCTGGTACGAGATGTGGACTAAGCTGAAGCCCAAGCTCAACGTTACTCGCATTGAGGATGAGCTCGCTAGGCTGGAGGAGACCGCAGAGAAGGCTGAGGCGGAGTTTGCTAAGGAAACGAAACTCCGCGAAGAACTTGAAATCAAAAATGCTGCTCTTCTTCAAGAGAGGAATGATCTTTTGTCAGCCGTAGAGTCTAGCAAGGGTGGTATGTCCGACTATCTAGATAAACAGGCCAAGTTGCAAGCTCAGAAGGCCGAGTTAGAAGCCCAGCTTAAC GAAACCCTGGAACGCCTCCAAAATGAAGAGGAAGTACGCAACCAGCTGGATAACGGCAGGAAAAAATGTGAACAGGAGGTTGGGAACCTGAAGAAGGACCTGGAAGATCTCGAGCTCAACATCCAGAAAGGTGAGCAGGACAAGCTCACAAAGGATCAGCAGATCCATAATCTTAAAGATGAAGTTGCTCACCAAGAGGAACTAATCACTAAggtaaataaggaaaagaagcaCCTTCAGGAATGCAACCAAAAGACTGCCGAAGATCTCCAGGCCATTGAGGACAAGTGTAACCACCTCAACAAAGTCAAAGGCAAACTGGAATCAACGCTTGATGAGCTCGAGGATTCTCTCGAACGCGAGAAGAAGCTCCGCAGTGAGGTAGAGAAGGCCAAGAGGAAAGTCGAAGGTGACCTCCGGCTGACCCAGGAAGCTGTTTCTGATCTTGAAAGGAATCACAAGGAACTCGAAATGGCCGTCGAACGCAAGGATAAGGAGATTTCTGCCATCACTGCCAAAATCGAGGATGAACAGCTTCTTGTGAACAGGGATCAGAGACAGGTCAAGGAACTGCAAGCTCGCCTAGAGGAGCTCGAAGAGGAGGTCGAGCACGAACGTCAAGCCCGTGCGAAGGCCGAGAAAGCCAAGAATCATCTCTCTCGCGAATTGGGAGAACTGGGCGAGCGGCTGGATGAGGCCGGCGGTGCCACGGCGACTCAGATCGAGATCAACAAGAAACGCGAGAGCGAACTGGCTAAAGTCCGGCGCGAGATCGAGGAAGCCAACCTCCAGCATGAGGCCGCCCTAGCTTCCTTGCGCAAGAAGCACAATGATGCTATTGCTGAGATGTCTGAGCAAATCGACTATCTCAACAAGATGAAGGCCAG AGTTGAGAAGGATAAGGAGACAATGAAGCGTGATGCAGATGATGCAAGAGCTTCTATGGATTCCCTTAGTCGTGAAAAG ACTGCTTCCGAGAAGACCACCAAGCAACTTCAACATCAGCTAAGTGAACTCCACGCTAAACTCGACGAGGCCAACCGCACCCTGAGTGACTTTGACGCCACCAAGAAGAAGCTTGCCTGCGAGAACGCTGACCTTGTCCGCCAGCTAGAAGAGGCCGAGAACCAAGTCGGCCAGCTGTCCAGGCTGAAGCTGTCCCTCACCAACCAGCTGGATGATACTAGGAAGCTCGCTGATGAGGAGAGCAGG GGACGTGCTACTCTCTTGGGTAAGCTGCGCAACTTGGAGCACGATATTGACGTTCTTCGCGAGCAActggaagaggagagcgaggcgAAGGCGGACGTTCAGCGAATGCTCTCCAAGGCTAACGCTGAGGCTCTCATGTGGCGCTCCAAGTACGAGTCTGAGGGTGTTGCCCGTGCAGAGGAACTTGAAGCTTCTCGCATGAAGCTTGCCGCTCGCCTCGAGGAAGCTGAAATGCAAATCGAGTCCCTCAATGTCAGGAACTTGCATCTTGAGAAGACCAAGGTACGTGCTTCCGCCGAATTAGAGGATCTCCAGGCTGCTGCCGAGCGTGCGCAGACCCTGGCTCTTGCTGctgagaagaaacagaagaacttCGATAAGATTCTCTCTGAATGGAAGATGAAGGTCGATGACCTTTCTGCTGAACTCGATGCCTCCCAGAAGGAATGCCGCAACTACTCCACCGAACACTTCCGTCTAAAGGCTGCTTACGAAGAGAACATAGAGCAACTCGACAGCATCCGCCGTGAGAACAAGAACCTCAGTGATGAAATTAAAGATCTGATGGACCAGATTGGCGAAGGCGGACGAGCTTATCATGAAGCTCAGAAGAACTGTAAACGACTAGAAGTCGAGAAGGAAGAGCTCCAAGCAGCTCTCGAGGAAGCTGAGGCAGCTCTCGAACAGGAAGAGAACAAGGTCCTCCGAACACAGCTCGAGCTCAGCCAAGTCAGGCAGGAGATTGACAGACGTGttcaggagaaggaagaagaatttGAAAATACTCG CAAGTGTCATCAGCGTGCAATTGATTCCATGCAAGCTTCTCTTGAGGTTGAAGCCAAGGGTAAGGCTGAGGCTCTTCGTGTGAAGAAGAAGCTCGAGTCTGATATTAACGAGCTCGAAATTGCCCTTGACCACGCCAATAAGGCCAATTCCGACCTCCATAAACATTACAAGAAGATTCAGGAAGAGACTAAGGACATGGAAGCCCGAGTTAAGGAGGAACAGCGCCTTGCCGCTGAGTTCCTTGAACAGTATGGCATTGCAGAACGCCGTGCCAATGCTCTTCATGGAGAGTTGGAGGAATCCCGTGCTCTCCTGGAACAGTCCGACCGCGGGCGCCGCCAGGCTGAGTCTGAGCTCAACGATGCACGCGATCAGGTCAACAACCTTACCGAACAGAATTCTGCTCTTAACGCCTCCAAGAGAAAGCTCGAGGGTGAAATGCAGACACTGCAT GCTGACCTTGAAGAGATGCTTAGCGAAGCAAAGAACTCTgaagagaaagcgaagaaggCCATGATTGATGCTGCCCGTCTAGCTGATGAACTCCGCTCTGAGCAGGAACATGCAACGACACAAGAGAAGATGCGCAAGGGTCTCGAGGTTACCGTCAAGGACCTCCAGACCCGCCTTGAGGAGACTGAGAGCGCTGCCATGAAGACTGGTAAGAAGGCGATCAGCAACCTCGAATCTCGTATCCGTGAGCTCGAGGCTTCTCTGGACGATGAAACTCGCCGCCATGCAGACTCTCAGAAGAACCTGAGGAAGTGCGAGAGGCGCATCAAGGAGCTCGCCTTCCAGTCTGATGAGGACAAGAAGAACCACGACAGGATGCAGGACCTCGTCGATAAGCTCCAGCAGAAGATCAAGACCTACAAACGCCAGATCGAGGAGGCTGAGGAGATCGCCGCCCTCAACCTGGCCAAGTTCCGCAAGGCTCAGCAGGAGCTTGAGGAAGCAGAGGCCTCAAGATATTAA